The Miscanthus floridulus cultivar M001 chromosome 7, ASM1932011v1, whole genome shotgun sequence genome includes a region encoding these proteins:
- the LOC136463549 gene encoding bisdemethoxycurcumin synthase-like, which produces MGSAPATVHEMRRAQRADGPAAVLGIGTANPPTCLAQDEYPDYYFRVTNSEHLTDLKGKLTRICNKSGIKQRFIHLNEELLAANPDFTDRTRPSLDARVDIASAAVPELAASAAAKAIAEWGRPATDITHLVFSTYSGARAPSADRRLASLLGLRPTVSRTILNLHGCYGGGRSLQLAKELAENNRGARVLVACSEITLIAFYGPQGGCADNILGQALFGDGAGAVIVGADPVAPVERPLFEMAFASQTTIPETEDAISMQINKGGMEYHISNQVPRLLGCNVERCLVDAFHALGVSAAWNDLFWAIHPGGRAILDHIEGVLGLDDRKLAASRHVLSEFGNMSGTTVIFVLDELRRRRAATAKQGGEAPEWGVMMAFGPGITIETMVLHAPSNLDLEGN; this is translated from the coding sequence ATGGGGAGCGCACCGGCCACCGTCCACGAGATGAGGCGTGCGCAGCGCGCGGATGGGCCAGCCGCCGTGCTCGGCATCGGCACGGCGAACCCGCCGACGTGCTTAGCCCAGGACGAGTACCCTGACTACTACTTCCGCGTCACCAACAGCGAGCACCTCACCGACCTCAAGGGCAAGCTCACCAGGATCTGCAACAAGTCCGGCATCAAGCAGCGCTTCATCCACCTCAACGAGGAGCTGCTCGCCGCCAACCCGGACTTCACCGACCGCACGCGGCCGTCCCTGGACGCGCGCGTGGACATCGCCTCCGCCGCCGTCCCGGAGCTGGCCGCGTCTGCCGCGGCCAAGGCCATCGCCGAGTGGGGACGCCCCGCCACCGACATCACCCACCTCGTCTTCAGCACCTACTCCGGCGCGCGCGCCCCGAGCGCCGACCGCCGCCTCGCTTCCCTGCTGGGACTCCGCCCCACGGTGTCCCGCACTATCCTCAACCTCCACGGCTGCTACGGCGGCGGCCGGTCGCTCCAGCTCGCCAAGGAGCTCGCGGAGAACAACCGCGGCGCGCGCGTCCTTGTCGCCTGCTCCGAGATCACGCTCATTGCCTTCTATGGGCCCCAAGGAGGCTGTGCCGACAACATCCTCGGCCAGGCTCTGTTCGGCGACGGCGCCGGCGCTGTCATCGTCGGCGCCGACCCCGTCGCCCCCGTCGAGCGCCCGCTGTTCGAGATGGCCTTTGCCTCGCAGACCACGATACCGGAGACCGAGGACGCCATCTCCATGCAGATCAACAAAGGTGGCATGGAGTACCACATCTCCAACCAGGTGCCTCGTCTTCTGGGGTGCAACGTGGAGCGCTGCCTTGTCGACGCGTTTCACGCGCTCGGCGTCAGCGCCGCATGGAACGACCTTTTCTGGGCGATCCACCCCGGCGGCCGTGCCATCCTGGACCACATCGAGGGAGTGCTCGGGCTGGACGACCGCAAGCTGGCGGCGAGTCGCCACGTGCTCAGCGAGTTTGGCAACATGAGTGGCACCACGGTGATCTTCGTGCTCGATGAGTTGCGCCGCCGTCGCGCAGCGACGGCCAAGCAGGGAGGGGAGGCGCCGGAGTGGGGAGTGATGATGGCTTTTGGACCGGGAATCACAATCGAGACCATGGTGCTCCACGCCCCTAGCAACCTCGACCTGGAGGGAAATTAA